The genomic stretch TCTGGGCGCCCTGGGATAGCTGGTGCGGCCCTCTCCAGTGCCACCGCTTGGGCGCACAAAGGTAAAGGCAGTCGCAGCCCTCGTGGCCTGCTTCGTCCCGGCGtttcagttccctccctccttcctctcccgaAGGCGAAAATGGCTGGGCCGGGCAAGGACCTGGGACAGCAGTGGTCCTAGCTTTGCCGGTCCCCACCCTTCCTGCTGGCACAGGCGGCGGGCTGTCCTTGAATGAGGTGGCTGAGGCTGAGACTGAGGTACAATCCTCATCCCGGGTCGCAGCCACCGGCTCTCTCTGCTTGCTCGATCCCTCTGAGAGGAGTTGATGCTGCTGTCGCCcccgctgccgccaccacctccGCGGAAGCCAGGGCTGATGGATGCCGGGGAGTGCCGCATTGCTTAGCGTCTGTGCCTCTGGCTTTGCTGGTaggaactggctgctctttcttctttctggctTTGGGGGGTTATAGGAAAGATAgagacattttaatttcattctccACAACTCCCTGCACCCACCCTGGTTTTGACATCTTTGCTCCCAGAGACGTCTCCTCCTGCCCTTATCATTATCCTCCACAATCTTGGCAGAagttgggggctggggtggggtgggggagcccaCGCCCCGTGTCAAAGGTACTCAAAACCCAGTTGGAGCCTTATGAGATCACGGTgtgtggaagaggggaggagaggagggtgtgcTGTCTGCAGTCTCCCCTAAATTGGATCGTAATAACCTAAAGTAAAAAATCACACAAAGATGTCCTGTAAAAATAGCATCTTTGaataagcagagagagaaaggagctccttgggctttctctttctatcttcttTCTGCTGAAGATGCTCCCTCCCCGCCCTGGAGATGAGCGCTGAAGAGCTACCTTATTATTAATCAGAATTCCCGTCTTTATCCCTGGCAGGCACATCCTtcagcagggaccagcagcagcagcagcagcagcagcacagagctGGGGCTGAGATGTGCGTGGGGGTTGTTTTCCTTACATCTTGCAAGAcgagaaaagaagacagaaccAAGACCCGAAGCACCCGTGCTAGATGGATTTAGGAGTTCCTTCTTTCTATATTCAGAGAGGTAAAGGACAAGAGGCAGGCTTGCAGGGCCTGCCCTGAGGCCCACTTCTGATGGGAGGCATTGTTTTTTAGGGGTGCTGGGGGTAGGAGTTTAGACACTCCCCAGAAAAAACAACTGTTGGGGGGAAAGCAGGAGCAACAGGGTACTTGACTGAACATAGAAGAAGAACCATTTCCTGTACAGGAAAGGAAGCAGACAGCAGGGAGGAGAACTGGGGGGCCAGATTGTGGTGTGGAGGTAGCAAGTGCCAGGTGTATAGTTGGACACACAAGGAGAGTTTCGGAGAGGACAGCTTGGCTACAAGGGAACAATGACTCATTTACAAGCTGGCCTCTCTCCTGAGACCTTGGAGAAAGCTCGCCTGGAACTCAATGAGAACCCAGACACTCTACACCAGGACATCCAAGAAGTAAGGGACATGGTCATCACTAGGCCGGACATTGGCTTTCTGCGCACCGATGACGCTTTCATCTTACGCTTCTTGCGGGCCAGGAAGTTTCATCACTTCGAGGCTTTCCGCCTCTTGGCCCAGTACTTTGAATATCGGCAGCAGAACCTGGATATGTTCAAAAGCTTCAAGGCCACTGACCCTGGCATCAAGCAGGCGCTGAAGGATGGCTTTCCTGGGGGCCTGGCCAACCTGGACCACTATGGGAGGAAGATTCTAGTCCTTTTTGCTGCAAACTGGGATCAGAGCAGGTAAATTCTGAGTCCAGAGTTTTACGTATGATCTCTTGACACTTcatggttttttaattttttttttaggatttactCCGAGGGATTTCGTAGTGTTGCAATTTcgatgcttttatttatttggctggAGGGCAAAGGGGAAATGGCAGAGAGAAATGAGCTTTTCTGGGCTCCCCCAGAAGGCCttgcatttttacttttaaagctCTATACTTCTTTATCAGTTTCTTCTGCAGCCTTATGTGCTCCCAGGCCATAATATAATTCTGAGAACTAAACCACACAGCTACTAAATAAAGCCTCTAAAACCTCTGGCTTCTAAATCCTGATCTTTACTAAAGCAGAGAAGCAAGGTGAGACCAGAGAcaactttttccttcttcctcaagAAATTCTTAGCCTTCTTCGTCACCATCATTGTCAccattgtctttctctctccctagtGGTGATATTATTTTATCTCTCCAACAGCCTTGTGCATAACCAAGAACAAGCAGATTTATTGCTTGGGAACGGTTCTGCTTGGTGATGTGCAGATGAAGGCCTAATATGATACGTGTCACTTCAATGAGAATGAAGAGTTGTACCCTCTGTCGCTAAGCATGCTTAGTGACACTGAAAATAAAGGCTGACTCTCGTTCGTGTTCTACACCTGTCACTAATCTGAAGGCTACGCTTCCTGTCTGATGTGATTTTTCACCTTTTCGAAGTGGGAAACTTTAAGACCCATCAGCTGGTAGACTATGAGCTCAGAGGTTGTGTAGTAGGATAGCGGTAATATTCTCACTTCCTCTACTTTACTGTTGAGAAATGCAAACAGTGATATCACAGCTGTTTCCTTAGGCTGAAAGACACAAAGATCACGAAAGGCTCTTGGGTAAGGTAGTTTCCGTCAAATGTAAAGTTAAACATATTTCATAGTATTTACAAAACTAGTTGTTACAGCATTTGGTGTCTTTTTAGTTCTGTGAATGGTGTCTTTGGATGCATCTGGCTAGTTTAAACTATTTCAGGAGCAATGCAAATGACTTCTGCAGTTAAAGAGAGCTCTAACAGATTTTCAGACAGACTTTTGAGAGTATTAGTATGTTAAAATGTAAATGGATATTTTAATGGGTTCtcctccccctttaaaaaaaatctgtcctgcTTTCCTATAATTCTACATTGAGAGGTAGTAAGTAGAAAGACTACTTGTTTTCTGAAGAATCACTGAGTTTATGGACTCACTCGCAGGATTAGCTATTGAGTGGGATGGAGTGCCCTTGCTCTGGGTAGTCCTGTGGTCTGACATTGCCTTTCTGGTCAGGTAGGAAAATCCAAAGGACTATGAAATTCCACCCATTGGCTAATGCTTTCTTtgagctttgttttttgttttttgtttttttttaaattaagaacttCACTGCAGAGTTGTGCAAACCAGTTGTGTTTATTACGatgtaaaataaaacttatcAAGAACCTCATATATTCCTTATATCAATCAGTTGGACTGGAAATTTATTGCTTGAGCTACAGTGTTATGCTATAGTGAGCCGTAGTTGATATGTggacattttatatttaactaGGTCTTGAATCTGTTTGAACTCTTCAGATGGCcaggtttcacacacacacacacacacacacacacacacatacacacacacaactgttttTCCTTTAAGTGGATAAATATTACTCACACATTAAAAGCCATACTGAGATGAATTTTACTTACAGTTCTCATGGGTATAAGAAGAGTTATTTTGGCTATAGGAAGGAATATGTGCTTCAGTGGTTAGTGCATGTATTACTATAAAAGATGGGTAATCAATAATCAAAACTCTCCCTAGAAATCTATAGTGGGAAGGAATCTATTGATTGGTATgtacaatttattttcaataagatGATACAATACGATACCTAATAATAAATGATTGtgtagttaaaattaaaaatgagaagccATGTTCTCTGGCTGTGTAGTGTCAGGTCTATGTACTAGCGCTAGGGTGCCATTTCTGGGGCTGAAGAGGGCCGGTTATCATGCATAAGGCACAACACATCAGTAGGAAAAGAACGCACAGTTTAGGGCTTGTCTGAATTCCAGATATTTTCTCCATCTTTACTCATTAAATAGTTCCTTCCCTTTTCAAATCTACAAATGCTCCTGGGCAGCATTGCAGATAGACAATCCTGCATCTTGGCATCCACTGAAAGCCTTCATCTTCAGGATATGGGCTTAAATAGTATTTGAATCTGTGccctgaaatgaaagaaaagctgtCTCTCACAGTGCTAGGCCCTCCCTGTGTCATCTCAGCCTGGATCTTCTCTTTTTGCTCCTAATACCATACTTACTTTAGCCGACTCCCATAGAAGTCTCTGGTATGTTCTTTATATGATACCCTTGGTAATATTGATATGTTAGGTGTATGTGTCACATGTCACATGTTCCTATTCCTCAGTCCTCTCCTGCTCTGTGACTTAGGTACCCACTCTTCTTTTCCTCATGTTGATAATCCCAAATCACCTGAGTTCAAGAAGACGGCATGTTTGCAATTAATTCTGACCATATCTCTTGAGTTGAGTAgctatctttaaaaagtaatattttaaggaaagaaCATGGTGAGTGTAAATAATTACACAGGGAAATTTaagaaattgagaaaaattaGCAACCTACATAATTTAAGGGGAAAAGGATTATATATAATTTTCCAAGtacagaagtagaaagaaagagtgtcaattttgaaaaaaaaattgtcaagtCTACGGAAAGTTAATCTGGTCACAGAAGCACTTATACTAGAGTGAGAAATGCAGAAAGAATCCTGATTCAATTAAAAGTTACATGGTTCTTACTAAAAATTCTAAGTAAGATTTATCTGTAATCAGTTTTCTCCTGTATTGAATAAGGAAGAAAAGTTTTGGAGTTCTGCAGAACACTGGTCTCATAAGTGTATGGGAGAGGTAAGTATAAACAAATCTGACTTTTTCTACGGAAATATAGTACAAGTTAGTTTGGACCACCATTTCCAAAAACTTGATGAGGCATGGAGTTATCAAAAAAAACTATTTGAAATACAATATTTGCAGTGTAACCACTTCATAATAAATATAATGCAACTCAAAATTCTAAAATGTCAAAGTGGCTTTTGCTTTGGTCtgtggttctttaaaaaaaaaagactagaataGGCTCAAATGATTGGTACATTTCATCGATCAAGCTGTGCTTTGGTAGATTCACCAAATTTGTCTTCTTCCGTTCAGGCTATTTAAACATAATTTCTAAAGCTAGAAGTAAACACAAGGAAATATAAGCTTTTTGATAGTCACTATGCACCATTAGACAGTCATAGTCCTCCCAGGACCCCAGATAACATATGCATCATTTGCTTCTTCAATGATAGTGCCCTGCTTAGGACTCAGTAGAGAAATTCAATTTGTTCACCTGAATTTTGTCAAGAGTCTGAGGATAATGGTCCATGAAGCTAAAAAAGATAGCTTCTTGTAGAAGCAAAGCTTGgaatggaaagagaaagcaggatAGACCTCAGATCATAAGAGCAAATATCTAGGAAGTTAGAATCTGCAGATAAAACctgtggaaatggctcagtgtgtaaaagcaCTAGCCACAAAAACGTGGTAACTTTACTTTGAATTCCATAATCCATGTCAATGCTAGACACATAGCTCATGACTCAGTAAGCCCAGTGCTCTGATTTGTAAGAATATGATACAGGAGCATCCTTGGAAGCTCATGGGTCAGCTTGGTGTACACAGTGGTAGCACTACAGGAACCCCTCTTCAAACACGATGGAGATGAGGACAACCAAAGGCTGTCGACTCTCACTTCTGCTTGTGTCTGTACAGAGTACAtctcacatatatgcacacacacacacacacacacacacacacacacacaaagacgatgaaagagacagagagagagagagagagagagagagagagagagagagagagaggagagagagaggagagagagagagagagagagagagagagagagagagagagaagcgcgcgcgcgcgcgcacacacacacacacacacacacacacacacacaaagacgatgaaaagagagagagagagagagagagagagagagagagagagagagagagagagagagagagagagagagaggggagagagagaggagagaggagagagagagagagagagagagagagagagagagagagagagagagagagagagagagagagaagtgcgcgcgcgcacacacacacacacagagaaaacattccATGCAAGGACAATTAATTATTATTGGAGGCATTCATGAATGAAATTTTGTCATAGGAAATACAAGATGATATATTCTGACGTGGCTTATACATTGTCAGTTAGCTCACAATGAATACATTTGTAGATTGCAACAGGCTTACAGAACTGTTCTTTATATTTGAGTTATTTATCTGGAACCTGCATGAGTCATTGGAAAACAACTAACTAAATGGAACTATAATTAAAGAACTCTTATGGCAGTGGTAATTCAGAGTGTGCTGACCATCTTGCTCTCGTCTTGTCATAACGACTATCACTACAGTATTAAAGTTTCAGAAGTGGCAGAAAGCAGACTGCTCAGACATGGCTGTGATCCTTCAGATATCCAGAAACCTGCCCATTAAGCTTGTGTATTTGTTAGTATTGTACAGCtttctcttagaaaagaaaacatgtaagcGGACAGCTATTTGTTGCTTCTCTTCAAATTATGATCGTGCTCCTATTTCTCAAAACAGTGTGGTAAATGTTCAAAGCAAATACTAAACTAGTCACCTAATACTTAAAAACATAGCCACAGAGTACACTGCTTTGATTTAGTGCCAAGGACaatgatttcattattttaaaagtgcatTAAAAGATATAagttgaagaaaaaacaaaaatgactaaaTAGAGATTAATACAGTCAAAACAATTAGCCAGAGAAGTAGGAAGACACATTTACAGAAAGTTTCAATATGCTTCCTCTGTCAGCTTACTGGGATTTTTCTCAGTAGAGGAATTGTTGCCATCATGTGAACTACAGACAAGGCACCTTCACCTTTACAATCCTGAAGGCATTGCTGTGTGgtgttttgcgtgtgtgtgtgtgtgtgtgtgtgtgtgtgtgtgtgtgtgtgtgtgtatgggcattgTATAGGATTTCCATTCCAGAAGAGCTCCTATAGCTGCAAGGAAGTTATCTGTACAACATTCTGGAACCCAGCCGCGGATGCCAAACTTTATTCTTGGTACAGATCATGGCAAAACGAAGGTGATGGAAAAAGCTGCCTTGAGAAATGGTAAAGGGATACGGTGACAGAACCCTGAAAAATAAATAGGACAGTCTTTTAAAACTGGGCCGACCATGCAGCAACTAGTGGACTAATTCTGAAATAGCAGCAAAAAAACCGAGAGAAGCAACCCTCACTAGCATGCGGACTAGGTCTGGTCCAGACTGTTTGTGATTCAAATATTCAGATTTAAACAAGGGCGAAGAGTACCAAAGGACTTAACTTACAACAGAATGACTCAAATGGAGCATTGAAAGGTGTATCAACACAAGAGTCAACACTTGGTACATAGGCAGGTTATGCTTACTGAATGAATGATTTCCTTCcatttgagggaaaaaaatgcccCCCAAAACCAAGATTCTGTTCCTTTAACCTTGTCTGGAGTGGGTACATAACTTCACTATTATAATGAGCAGTGTTACCATCTTGTGCGTTATGCCCTCATAATAGTAAGCTATAAAACTGAATTATCAATATTTCATtcaattgtatttaaaaaataatttaagtcaGCTACTTGCTTTTtatctaaaaatgggcaagtatTAAGGACAAATATAATAACATAGATTTGCTTTGTAAAGTTAAGAGACATACAACTTTCTCTGGAGAAAAGTGTGAAAATTCAAGGCACTAAGCCTCAGTTGGGTCCCAGATCTTTAAAGAAGATACTGTATGCTACGATTGGAATTTGGCATCAAAGGAGGAGCTGTGTGTTATGCAGTTTGTGTAGGGAAAACATCATCTATTTAGTTAACAAAATTTATTCTTAATGTTTCAtttcactcacccatccatccattcatctatccaccaTTGATCCATcaatctgtccatccatccatccatccatccatccatccatccatccatctattcatccattcaAAAACAATTCTGCATCTTGCATACTCTAGGTTAAGGACTTCTAATTTCTCTGACTAGTAAGTACATTAATTACTTCTTTTCATGTGTAGATAGTTACCAATCTAAATCAACcttaatagttaaaaaaaaacttgcttaaACTCCAAACTCTATAGAGAAGGAGGGGACAAAAAGGTAAgatgaaaaaatgttttgaaagcaAGAACTGTTTGTAGTGAGTGGCATTTGCTTAGAGTAGCTAGCTGGCTTcctggtgtgtttgtgtttttctagcatgaaatctgttttattttctgttcaacAGGTGaatgctccctccccccccccccccacttttccagtGGTCTCTTGCTCTTACTTCTGTTTCCTCAGCAGCAAAATGCAGGTGAGGCTGAGGCAGCTAAGTTGTGCTCAGGCACAGAAGCCAGGCAGAAGGAAACTTCAGGAACTTTATTACTTCCAGAGCTTTTACACTGAGCCACTCCCATCCTGGCTCTTTTGAATATGCTGCTGGTTTTCCTCTACCACATCCCTTACTCTGGTTAGGCTGGAGAGTGCCTGGCTCAATAGGAAGGTGCCATGTTGGTGCTGACTTCCTGATCCCCTATAGTCTGACTCTGACATAGTCTGACACAGAAATGCATATCAACTCCATTAAACTGTGTCCTATGTATAAGAAACCAAAGGAAATGGGAAGAAGCCTGTTCTAAGTGGTGACAAACAGACACTTCTAATCCAGGATCTCCTCTTTTTTCCCATGAAGATTCTGGGAAAACTTTAAATTCTCTGAGACCCATATTCTCCTTTGCAAAAATAAGAGACTCAACCCTGTGATAAGACTTCATTACTATGTCAAGATTAagataatatatttgaaattgcTTGTGGAATCTTAACTATTATCTAGATAGaagtattattaataattattattattaccacatGCAGGTATAAAACATCTAGATAGGTTCTTCAGTGTCAGCAGTAATGACACACTGCAGCATAATAAAGCCAATTCTTTACCTTTGTTTAAAGCTCAAGGACCTTTCTAACAGAAAATGCTTTCAACATTA from Acomys russatus chromosome 21, mAcoRus1.1, whole genome shotgun sequence encodes the following:
- the LOC127205208 gene encoding uncharacterized protein LOC127205208, with amino-acid sequence MCLPGIKTGILINNKPERRKSSQFLPAKPEAQTLSNAALPGIHQPWLPRRWWRQRGRQQHQLLSEGSSKQREPVAATRDEDCTSVSASATSFKDSPPPVPAGRVGTGKARTTAVPGPCPAQPFSPSGEEGGRELKRRDEAGHEGCDCLYLCAPKRWHWRGPHQLSQGAQSLWVPRAPGAAAATPAPAAVKRGLGSAQLLIIPAESSQRSDVSALSARARTLLLSLCLLGVGPQFGRHSNILSPKFSLIQVPRSQPGLATIGLEGQPTPPRLPTPLVHPLCARPQSAW